A stretch of Gopherus evgoodei ecotype Sinaloan lineage chromosome 19, rGopEvg1_v1.p, whole genome shotgun sequence DNA encodes these proteins:
- the THY1 gene encoding thy-1 membrane glycoprotein: protein MNPTISIAVILTVLQVTHCQRIKELSACLLGQTLRVDCRYENKTSNFLTYDFSMLKENRRRVIQSNLNVPENSLKGRSNITLSKDMVCLQLFDFTTADEGVYICELKITGDYTGNQIRNITVVKDKLEKCAGISLLIQNTSWVLLLLLSLPLLQAVDFVSL, encoded by the exons ATGAATCCCACCATCAGCATCGCTGTCATCCTGACAG tgctgcaggttACCCATTGCCAGAGGATCAAGGAGCTGAGCGCCTGTTTGCTGGGTCAGACCCTGCGCGTGGACTGCCGCTATGAAAACAAGACCTCCAACTTCCTGACCTACGATTTCAGCATGCTCAAGGAAAACAGAAGGCGGGTGATCCAGAGCAACCTGAACGTCCCCGAGAACAGCCTCAAGGGACGATCCAACATCACCCTGTCAAAGGACATGGTGTGCCTGCAGCTGTTCGACTTCACCACTGCGGATGAGGGCGTCTACATCTGCGAGCTGAAGATCACCGGTGACTACACCGGCAACCAGATAAGGAACATCACCGTCGTCAAAg acaagctggagaaatgtgctgGCATCAGCCTCTTGATTCAGAACACCTCCTGggtgctgcttctgctcctgtcCCTGCCACTTCTGCAAGCTGTGGACTTCGTGTCCCTGTGA